A window from Bufo bufo chromosome 1, aBufBuf1.1, whole genome shotgun sequence encodes these proteins:
- the PDIA3 gene encoding protein disulfide-isomerase A3 translates to MTRSLLLLVLLGAAASTAWASDVLEFTDDDFESSISQYQIILVEFFAPWCGHCKKLAPEFETAATKLKGSVALAKVDCTANSNICNKFGVSGYPTLKIFRNGEESGAYDGPRNADGIVSTMKKQAGPASVDLRSVAEFEKFIGDVDASVVGFFRDLYGTTHSEFLKAANTLREKYRFAHTDETELVDKYDSNGEGIVLFRPPRLANKFEDSSVSFPADEKITSHKIKKFIQDEIFGICPHLTEDNRELIQGKDLLVAYYDVDYEKNPKGSNYWRNRVMMVAKKFLDAGEKLSFAVANRKSFSHEVTEFGLDASAGDVPVVGIKTAKGDKYVMQEEFTRDGKALERFLQDYFDGKLKKYLKSEPTPQNNDGPVKVVVAENFDEIVNDNSKDVLIEFYAPWCGHCKNLEPKYKELGEKLANDPNIVIAKMDATANDVPSTYEVRGFPTIYFSPAGSKQSPKRYEGGREISDFLSYLKKEATNPPVVKDDEKPKKKKKEEL, encoded by the exons ATGAcgcgcagcctcctcctcctggtccttCTGGGCGCTGCTGCCAGCACCGCCTGGGCCTCGGATGTCTTGGAATTCACGGACGACGACTTTGAAAGCAGCATCTCCCAGTATCAGATCATCCTGGTCGAGTTCTTTGCCCCATG GTGCGGACATTGTAAGAAGCTTGCACCCGAATTTGAGACTGCTGCCACCAAGCTGAAAGGATCGGTTGCTCTGGCTAAG GTTGACTGTACGGCAAACTCTAACATTTGCAACAAATTTGGAGTCAGTGGCTACCCTACTCTTAAGATCTTCAGAAACGGAGAAGAGTCTGGTGCTTATGATGGCCCTAGGAATGCTG atGGAATTGTCAGCACAATGAAGAAACAGGCCGGTCCTGCATCTGTGGATCTGCGATCTGTTGCAGAATTTGAAAAATTCATTGGTGACGTTGATGCATCTGTGGTTG GCTTCTTCCGTGATCTGTATGGCACAACCCATTCTGAATTTCTGAAGGCGGCCAACACCCTTAGGGAGAAATACCGCTTTGCGCACACAGATGAAACAGAACTAGTGGATAAATATGATTCCAATGGAGA GGGGATTGTTTTATTCCGTCCACCACGTCTTGCAAACAAGTTTGAGGACAGTTCTGTCTCCTTCCCTGCCGATGAGAAGATCACCAGCCACAAAATAAAGAAGTTCATCCAAGATGAAAT TTTTGGCATCTGCCCCCACCTGACTGAGGACAACAGAGAATTAATCCAAGGAAAGGATCTACTTGTGGCCTACTATGATGTGGACTATGAGAAGAATCCCAAGGGCTCCAACTACTGGAGGAATAG AGTAATGATGGTGGCAAAGAAGTTCCTTGATGCTGGTGAAAAACTCAGTTTTGCCGTTGCCAACCGGAAGTCCTTTTCTCATGAAGTCACGGAGTTTGGTTTGGATGCCAGTGCTGGAGACGTTCCTGTTGTTGGAATTAAAACTGCCAAAGGAGATAAATATGTCATGCAGGAGGAGTTCAC CCGTGATGGAAAGGCACTAGAGCGATTCCTGCAAGATTACTTTGATGGGAAACTGAAGAAATACCTGAAGTCTGAGCCTACTCCTCAGAACAACGATGGCCCAGTCAAG GTGGTTGTAGCTGAAAACTTTGATGAAATTGTAAACGATAACAGCAAGGATGTTCTCATTGAGTTCTATGCTCCATGGTGTGGACACTGCAAAAATCTGGAACCCAAATACAAGGAACTTGGAGAGAAG CTggcaaatgatccaaacattgtTATTGCCAAGATGGATGCCACTGCTAATGATGTGCCTTCCACCTATGAAGTCAGAGG GTTCCCCACGATTTACTTTTCACCAGCTGGAAGTAAGCAAAGTCCAAAGAGATACGAG GGTGGCAGGGAGATTAGTGACTTCCTCAGCTACTTGAAGAAGGAGGCTACAAACCCTCCAGTTGTTAAAGATGATGAAAAAcccaaaaagaagaagaaagaagaattgTAA